A stretch of DNA from Ochotona princeps isolate mOchPri1 chromosome 13, mOchPri1.hap1, whole genome shotgun sequence:
TTTCACTTGAGATTCAGGTGGGGCAGTGCGCACGGGTAATTATCTCACCATGGCACACCTGCCGGAAGAGGCCAGGTGTGGGCTGTGGTGAGGTGCCAGGAGAGCCTCAGCAGCTGCACTTGGCAAATGCCAGGGACGGTAAGTCAAGGCTGTGGATGAAGACAAGGAAGGAGCACTGAGAAGATGAGAACCCACATGATGGGCGAGGCCTTGAGCTGGGCACCTTTTGGGTGCCAGCCTCCAGATCAGTTCCAAAGCAGCGGCAGGGGAGGGAATGGGCGACAGTTTTAACTGCTTGGACATCCCGTGATAGAGGAAGGCAGGTTGCAACCAAACACCTACCACTACCTTCCCCGACAAGCCAGCAGGACAAGCACATCTAACCAGGAGCCTGCACAGCGATTACTCCTCACAACCAGTAATGGCAAACTAGAGTCACAAGTGTTGGCTGTGCACACtgagtggcaggcactgtgctcagTATCTATTAGCTTGTTCCAGACAGCCTGTGGAGGCATCTGTGTCCATCGGATGGACTCGAGAGGTTGGGTGAATGCCAGGGGTACACAGCACCCTCCTCCTGAGCAGTCAGAAATCTGTGGTTCAATTCTGCCTCTGAAATTCccgggacatgacagccagtgaGGCACTGCGGCTCCCCCCAAGCCTGCACAGAACCCTGGAAGCAGGAGGACACTGGCCAAGATTCCGGGatggacatttggcacagcagttttcACCTGGAATAGCCACATTCCATACTGGAACCCCTGGGGCCAAATCGGGGCTCCGCTTCCAGTCACCTTCTGATAGGGtgtacccagggaggcagcagatgatggctcaagcccttggctTCCGTctcgcccagccccagctgctgtgggcaccagggaagtgaaccagtggataagtcTCTACatatttgtctctctgcctcccaaatttttttttaagcttaactCCTATTGACAatagggctttaaaaaaaaaattctgggtccagggtggtagcctagtggctaaagttctcaccttgaacgcaccaggatgccatatgggcgccagttctaatcccagtggtcccacttcctgtccagctccctgcttgtggcctgggaaagcagtcaaggacagcccaaatccttgggaccctgcacccatgtgggagacccggaacaaattcctggctcctggcttcggatcagctcagttctggctgttgcggtcccttggggagtgaatcatcggatggaagatcttcctctgtctctcctttctgtatatctgactttatattaaaaaaattttttttgaaaatgctaAATTTCTAGCAAGCTAGCACTCTGGTACTGTTTCTGAACTATTCCCAAGAGTCTGTGCActccaaaagagaagaaaaacaaaaaatggaattCTTCCCAAGAAGAAATATTAAATACCAAAGAAGAAAGCTTTACTGTGCTTTGGAGGGCCATGGCCCATCTTCACGTGGTTGATTTGCTTTGTTTGCCCCCAAGAGGCATTTGCCTGATAGAGGCAGGGTCATGGCCAGAGAGGATGGTTTTCACAACTCAAAGAGTTCCAGAAAGGTATAGATCCCGTTTACACAAGaatgaacttcaaatatttcaaaacctCTAGTAGTAATCCTCTTGTTTTAAGAAAGACTCGCTCCCCGCCACCCAGACCCCCCAGAAAGTTCTCTAAAACCACCATTTGCAGAGTTCAAGAATCTGGAAACTGAGCTATGTTTAACTGCTCCCATTGTCCCAGTGGCCTAGGAGGTCCTCCAGCTGTAGGGGCTGGCGTTCTAGAATCACCCTGAGTGACCAGCCCTCCTGCAAGTCTACAAGTGCAGTTTCTTAGTGATATCACAAGAGAGCTGGCCTCTGCCCAGCCTGCACACAACGAGGATATAAGGTTTGTTGTGGTGCATTTACTAGAGGAAGTCAGTTTTATTTTGAGAACACATTTTACTATTTGCTTTGGCCACTAGTAAATCCCTCCAAAGCCTTCATGTTTTAAGCTACAGGTTATACatcatgaaaaggaaaaagaaaaaatgcaatgatGGGCCTGGTtcagtagtctagtgactaaagttcttgccttacacacccaggatcccactGGGCACCGGGATATGAACCCGGCTGCACCGCTtccctcccagctgcctgcttgtggcctgggaaagcaatcgagaatggcccaacaccctgcacccatgtgggaaacccagaaaacccacctggctccagattggctcagctcctgccattatggctaaatggggagtgaatcagcaaatggaagatctttgtctttccttcactctgcaaatctgactttctaataaaaataaatcttgggaaaggagaaaaaaaagagcaatgacATGGATCTTGATCATGATTTTATTAGGTAATCTTTTTAGTGAAATAGATTACAACAGAATGGACTAGAAAACGCCAGGATGCACTACACATAGCAAGGGTCAGCACTGTTTCAGGAAACCTTTGTTCGATGTCAGATGTGTGTCACGATGCAAACCTTATCTCTGAGCACACTCACCCTGAGACTAAGAGCCGGGATCAGGGACACGACCATGCAGAAGGAGCAGGGATACGGCACGCAGCGGGCGGAGACGAATGTCAATGTCACAGCCAGCACTCTTGAGCACACTCGCCTCCTTCCAGCAACCTCATCTTCGGGACTGGGCTTGGTGCAGAGCCGAGCAACACGCAGAAGCACATGAACATCACCATGGGCCTCACTCCTGCTGCTAGCGAGGGGCACAGGATTCTCCCGTTCACCGTCAAAGCATGGCTTTATTCTTAAATAAAAGGCTTCCTTGGCCCTGGCCTCCCGAAGGCTCCAGCCCCAAGTCCCCAGGGTTCTCCCAAGGCTGTTCTCTTCCCTGGACCAGTTTAAACAGTAGCCGCCCTTTTCAGTTCTCGAGTCATCTTGAATCCACCGTACGTACGACTGGGTTGGTGCAGGTGGGGAGCACACGTGATGGAGACCCATGGTGGTGGTGGATTGGCTGGTGTTTCTTTACTGGATTTTGGTAACTGCTTCATGGATGGAGGTGGCCACATAATCTAGGTTTTTGGTGGTTAGGCCACACATGTTGATCCGCCCACTGGGAAGCAGGTAGATGTGCTTTTCTTTGATCAGATAGTCAACTTGCTTGGCTGTGGGAGACAGAAGAATGTGTTAGGGTAGTGTGGAGGTGTCACGATCATATGTTGACAGCTTCTCTTAACacaggaaaagcaaaacaaaagggcCTTTTTTGTTCAACCTGCCAATCGAaacactaaatttttaaaatcagtaaattTTGGAAAGTATCTTCGGCTAACTTTCTAATCCTCAGCAAGCTCAGCATGACTACCTCCAGTGGGAACCTCAGCCTGGCACTACCTTTCCACCAAACCTTGCACATCCTGTCACCTACCAACATCCAGCAGGCCTAGAACAGCCTGTTAACAGTGACAAAgtgctcctcccctctccccctgactTGCTTATTTATCTCTGAGCACGTGGCAGCCACTCCTCTTGGACACTTCATTTTACAGTACATGGAACAGGTCCCTGCTATGACACATGCTGTGTGAATAAGGCAACAGCTGAAAATCGACGAAGATCTCTAACCTGGCACCATCAGAAGTCGGGTCATTTCCCGTTCTCCCTGCCAGCTGCAGGAGGCTTTCTGCACTTGTGCAAGTGCCCCAGGTGTGAAACAGGAAAGCACAGCCTTAATTTTCTTTATACTATATTCACTAGAGTGATTTTGCTTTATTGGCAATCCATGATATAATTCTTGCTGATCTTAGCCTAAAGGACGAGCAACCTTAAAGCATCAGCAGTCTGACAGCACAGGATAACAACCAAATCATCACAATACAAGGAGCAAATGCCACCTGTGCCAGGTACCGCTCTAAGTACTTTATTTCTGACGCAGTTAATCTTGGCAATAACCTTATCATCCCCATGTTACAGAGCTGACAGAAATCAAACAGCTTTGCTGATCACACAGCAGGTGAATGGCAGGCGGTGTGACTCTCATGCCACAATTCTAAGCTCCCTCTCtatggcagtgaaaacctggacCCTGGACTCCGTGCTACCCACGTGGCTggccaaacaaaaacaaaggcagCCAGCCCACTTTGGAAGTCACCTTGAGCAGCTTGCATTGTGAATGACGGTCGCTGCAGAGACAAAGCCCAGCCCCTCAGCCTACAGGGCCACAGGCCAGCCCTGCTCTGGATGTGCTGGTGGTGGCCCGAGCTCCCACGCTGGCTTGCTTTTTGTTCAAGCACAAATGCAATTTCCCCACTTTCTGGGAGGAGGGATGTGCTGCGGTTTGAGAAGCTAATAAAAGCAGTGGACTTCTTCCCTAGAAAGAGTTCCATCGCTTGACTCTAACTCCGGGGACTCAGACTCTCCTGGGGACATGGCAAGTTCCACGCTGGTGAAGGTCAGGTCATCGGGGAGGTGCCGGGACACGAGCACTGCACAGAGAATGGGCTCCCGGCACAGTTCCTCCCAGCATTCTCTGAGTTCTCCCACTAACACgctgggaggggaaggggaaaaatGTGGGGTCAACAAGGTGATCTGGCAAATTAAACcactacctgcaacaccagcatcccatatgagctggcTCAAATCCCTCCTgatgcatttccaatccagctccctgatattgtgcctgggaaagcagcggaagatggccgaAGAActggggaccctgccacccatgtgggagatccagatggagctccaggctcctggctctgacctggctcagccctggctattgcagtcacttagggagtgaaccaatagattgaagatctttctgtttttccttctctctgtaactctgactttccaataaaaataaataaatcttttaaaaaaatgctaaatgaTGTCAAGTGGTAAAAAAATATAAGTTGTATGTAGTGACCACAGCCTTGGCCTCATCGgttttcagtttaaaaacaaCGCTGCCCAGTGGAGAGCAGAGATGCTTGCTGGGGAGACATCCTTACCTTGTGGTCTTTCAGAACTCACCACTAAGGACCATGTCCGCTACactggctacttttttttttttttaaagatttattcattttattacagccagatatacacaggaggagagacagagaggaagaacttccgtccgatgattcactccccaagtgagccgcaacaggccggtgcgcgccgatccgaagccgggaacctggaacctcttccgggtctcccacacgggtgcagggtcccaatgcattgggccgtcctcaactgctttcccaggccacaagcagggagctggatgggaagtggagctgctggaattagaactggcgcccatatgggatcccggggctttcaaggcgaggactttagccgctaggccacgccgccgggcccatacactGGCTACTTTTACAATTGTTTCAGGATGACTCAAATGAACCTGTTCTCCACTCCAGCCGTGAGAACACCCCTTTACTGTCTTGGGTGGCTGTCTTGAAAGCACTTCCTAAAATGGAAGTATATAGGTTATGGGGTCCACGTGGCAGAGCACACAGGGTCTTTCTGAGATGGAGTCATGGGACACTGGGACACATTAAGGACACCTAACTGGTCCTGGTCCTATGCAATGGCTGCTGTAAGGAACAGCGACAGCTGACAAAGGCAAGCTCGACTTGCAACGGGGGCAGAGGAGCGAGTGCTCACGCAGTCAGGGCCACTTACGGTTCAGCCCAGTGAAGCTGAACATGCCGATCTGATCCGTGATGTGATTCCAGGTCCCAGGGGTCTTCAGGGCCTCTAGTCGTGCCCTGAGTTCCGATCTCATGGTCAGAATCCGGTCAGCCATGGTCTTCACATTACCCGTCCTGACGCGTGGACAAGCAGCATAGCCAAGCCACACAGGAGAGACAGGACACAGAATCATGACAGTTTCAAAAGTGCAGTTTAAGCCACAAGATGAAAACGGGCTCACAGCCTGCCAGACCGTGAGCGGAGTGGGCTTCTGGCTTAGCAGTGAAGCCGCAGGTCAGGAcacccactgcctgcccaggagtGCCGGGGTTCCATGCCCACTCCGCTCCCACTTACTGCCGACATGAACCTTGGGGGGGGGCAGCAGCCACAGTGCGTGGACTTGGGTCTTTGCTGTCTACACGGGGGGCCATAGCTTACATTCCTGACTCATGATGACTTTACCCTccagagtgacccagaggatggaaatACTCTCTCTCACATAGACCTCTTCTCCTCCCCACCAATTACCTCTCAGATAAGCAAAAatctaaaaactaaaaattcttactaacatgaaaataaaatttaaaatgaaaagcagagacatAATGAAACGGACGCTCACCATTCAGCAGCCCCAGCCCTTCCCCTTGTGATTCttaccattcctttttttttttttttaaaagatttactctatttttattacaaagtcagatatactgagaggaggagagatagagaggaagtggagctgccgggattagaaccagcggccatatgggatcaaggcgaggaccttagccactaggccatgctgccgagcccgattCTTACCATTCCTTAAAGAGCTCGGGGTCAGAGAGGGTGCAGGCCACAATGCGAGCGCCCTGGGCTGGAGGGTTGGACCACGTGATCCGCACAATCTTCTCCATCTGGGACAGGACCCGGAGGATGCAGTCGGGCTCCTGCGCGACCACCGTCAGGTTTCCCACTCGCTCATCTAGAGAGGGAATAGAGGCGTCATCCTTGTGTGCTGAGGCGGGGGCAGCAGGGGAGGCAGGGTGCCACTCGGGCGAGCACTCACTGTAGAGCCCGAAGTTCTTGGAGAAGGACTGGGCACAGAAGAGCTCGAAGCCTTCAGACACAAAATAGCGAACAGCCCAGGcgtctttctccaggtctccagatGCGAAGCCCTGATAGGCTGAGTCAAAGAAGGGGAACAGAAACCGGCGCTGCGAGCAAGGACAGTGAGTCAGGGCGGGCAGTCCTTCCGAGCGCATTCAGACACTGGCctctggccccagctgctgccgGAAGCAACACCTAACCCGGGCAGCCAACCTCCATTTACACGTGTCACTGTTTAGCAGAatcccaagcaacaagcaggaGAATTTCAGTAAACCtggccttttttcttctttaaacaattatttattttcacctaCTTGAAACGCAGaatgaggaaaaagagagaaagaaagagacttcACAtagactggttcattccccagatgcaaTAACCAGGActgcaccaagctgaagccagcagccagaactcctggTCACACGGGTGACCAGGGCCAAACACtccagccaccatctgctgcttcccaggatgtgtcagcaggaagctggatcagaactggaatagCCAGGGACAGAACCAGCCCTCCAATATGGATGTAGTTATCCCAAGTGGTGGGATTTGGCTGCACCACACCTGCCCCGAGTACACTTgactttttttcaaatgtttgtttgttttcacctaCTTTAAAGACATAACAGAGAGCGCGTGAAATAAAAACCTTCTATCCCTTGGTTTAAtctgcaaatggctacaacagccagggctggaccaggctgacgccagaagccaaggactccattcgggtctcccacgtgagtgacagggcCCCACGCACTTGAGTCACACACAACCTGTTGCCTCCTATGATGTATTcgtggggagctggatcacaggcaGGAAGAGCCAAGACACCAACTGGCGCTTCAGCATGAATCGCAAATGcctaagcagcagtttaactcactgagccacaacacctaCCCCTAATCTTAAAGGAGATTTTCCAAGATAGCCTAGAATGTCACCATGCAGCTCTGCCAACAGGGCTGAGGATGGAGGTCCTGAGCTTCTTCTCCACGAAGCCTTAGTGTGGGAAGTTAGTTACGTGAGCCCTGGATCCCCCGAGCTTCATCTTAACTttagggaaagcagaggagcttCTGTTCTCATCACTTTTATCTCCACAAAGAGCCTCCATACCAAACCTGCTCCTATGGTTGAGTGGATGCTgcatccctctccccctctctaggCCCGAGACTGGCTGGACCTCATCTTCTACCTCTGCACTTCATCTCCCACATCCAACCACACCCCAGTCCCACTGATCCTGTTCCTTGAAAACTCCAGAATCCATTTGCACCTCACTTTCCCCATTGCCACCTGCTTGGTCAGGTCACCAGGAGCTTCTACTTGGACAGTGCAGTCGCCTCCCAAAGGCTCTCCCTTCCATTACTCAGTACAGAGCCAGTGATCATAGGACCACGTACGATAGCTCACATTGCCCTTATAGCAGAGATTTCAGAGGCTTGCGGCTGCTCACAGACCACAGGCCAAGGCCTCACATGCGcactcttccagctccctcctcactCCGGGCCACACAGAAACCACTGTCCCTTCCTCAAGGAGCCATGATCTATCCTGAGGCTTTGACCATGCACCTTCCTCCCGAAGGACTGTTTATTCTCTGCCAGCGCTCACCTGTCGATGTTTTCTTCACTCCTTCCTACACACTGCCTCAAGTCTGGATTACAGAACCCTATCaacatggctgcctcccagaatggCAACTGCTTAGTACTCACTGGTCATCCCACAGAGGCTCCCTGTGCTTGGAGGGCAGGGACTGTGGCTCTGCTCTGTTCATCATTGCATCCCACGGCATCCAGCACATGGCAGCTCACCAAGCATTCTAGAAACACATTACTGAAGCATATACCTGCTTGCAACTCAAGATTCAAATATAGGATATCCCaaagaaatcatgaaaataaagttTAGTTAAATAATTGTTCATAAGATTAAGAAATTGTAAATATGCCTAGATACCCTACAGTTGGTTTACCTAATTTCTAACAGCATGGCTGTGAAAGGGATGCAACAGAGCTGTGAAGAATATTTAGTGATGTGCATGAAGCAGTTCAAGTAAAAAACCAAGGCATGTTACATAAAAGTGTTAACAAAAATGATCccatttttgtctctctctctctctctttcacacacacagttCAACAATCTATGTACCCAAACACTCATAGTGTCTGCCTCGGGATAACACGATTAGTCACtgtatattttcttctttgggcAGCAGGCAGTGCTCGGGAGCAGGGGACCACCGTGCTAGGAGATGCTCAGAGAGGAGTTACCTTCATCACAGCAGCGATCTGCTTCCACTGCTCCGGAGTGGGGTCGGTCCCGGTTGGGTTGTGGGCACAGGCATGGAGGACAAAGATGGAGAACTCAGGGGCATTCTGGGAAGAAGAAAGCTGCGTCAGCTCTGAAAGCAGCAGTGCCATGAGGAGGCAGGGTCAGTCGTACATGCTCTGGCCCCCAAGGGGCAAGGGGCACCTGTGTTCTTGGCTCTTTTCCACGTTCCTCTGGTGGTCTCCCTCTTACATACTAGCTCAGAAACTATCACCTTGTCAGGGAAAatatctcactttctcttgctAATCAGTTAAGCCAAAGACCTTCCTCACTGTTCCTGACCCCTTGGGGTTCTTTCAACTTTGTCTTCTGTATCACCCACCTCCAGATCACTCAGGAAACCCTGAAGGTCAAGTCCTCTCTTCTCTGCATCCCAGTAGCGATAGGATCGAATGTCCTTAAAACCAGCAGCAGAAAATACACCATTATGATTCTCTGCAAGCAAAGGGGTGAAATGTTAAACGCTCTGACAGACATAAGCAGGAGGCCTAAGTGGAAAGGACCTACATGAACTTCTGGAGCCCTCACAGGCTCAATGTCCACGGGGATCACTGATGCCAGGAGTTAAAATAAAGAACTACTGTAAAGCACGAGCAAGTTCAACCCACCACATTAACGCATGCTACTATGGTGGTACTTCTTGTAATCTGCATTTCACGTCACCTCTAGGGAGTTTCAACATAGACTAAAACACAAGTCTACCAGGAGTCTCAGGAAAAACCACCCCTGATCTGAGTCAGCACTGCTTCACGTCCATCACCCACGGCTGCAGCAATTCCCCAAGGGCAGCTGTGCTACACCCTCTGTGTAACCAGTGAGGATCATGAGGACAGGTAACAGCACACTCACCCCAGGTAGGTGAGGACACGTAGACTGGTGTATCCTTGTTGTTCGTGCCATTGTACCATCGTGCCAAGAACTCAGCTCCAATTCGTAGGGCACCCGTGCCACCCAAAGACTGCACGCCTCCGACCTGAAATACAAGCAGCAGGGTCAGCAGGTTGCTAAAGGGGAGCAGGTCGGATGATATCAGCAAACGAAGGTTGCAAGGTCATCGTGAGCACCGGGTTAGTGCCTGCTCGGTATAAAGTCCTGTGATGGTGGAATCTCACTGAAACCTCACATGAGCACACGGGGAAGGCGCGACTGCTGGCCTGTGTTTATAGATGAGCAAACTGATGCTTACAAAGGTGAACCACCTTGCTCAAACTTACCACCCCCTGAACAGGAGGCCAGGTCTCCAACCCAGGAGTTCTAACCTGAGGTGGAGCTCCACTTCTAACCACGGAGAGGAAGGACCAACTCCACCACAGCAGGTCATGTATGCCCTGCAAGGCAAACCCACCATTTTCAGTTCCCATCCCTCCAGCAGAAGCCTAGAAATCTGGGTCTCTGGCTTGCCTCAACAGCAACCTGCGGCATTCCTTCCCATCTCTAGGACTTGGATTTCATAAGCCTTAGAAACACGTCCTAGCGAAACAAAGGTGATAGGCCAGTACCGCCACCCTTTCACCTTACAGTGACCTGCTAGGGGCCTTGTATCTCACCATTCACAAAATTCTTTCTCACCGGATGCCCACACATGGGGCAAGTTCTATATCCCCATCTCCCTACGAGAAAAGGGATACAGGAAGGTGGCAAGACAAAACAACCCGAGGTTAGGAAGCAGCGGAGCTAGGCACAAAGACCACTCTACGTCTAGTCTGTAGGCCTTGCTTATGTTACCACACCAATCCGAGTCCGTCCCTTCAAAACTGTCACTAGGGTTCAGCATAAGCCTTTCAGGAGAGAAACGTCATCAACTGCATGTTGGCCAATACAAGCCTGTCCAGCGAAGGAGAATAAAAGGAGGTCACACCAGTGTCCCAGCTGTGGCCACTCCGGGGACAAGGTGACAGCATAATGCTCAAAAGAGACTTTGATCCAATGTGAGAGTTGTCTTCTAAAAACAAGAACAATGTGTTCATACatcatttgtaaaatgttttaaGAGACTATTTAGATGACTACGTTGGGATGAAAATTAATCCAGTCTGGCAGCGGGAAGGGGATGGGGAGTGTGAG
This window harbors:
- the GOT1 gene encoding aspartate aminotransferase, cytoplasmic, whose protein sequence is MAPPSVFAEVPQAQPVLVFKLTADFREDPDPRKVNLGVGAYRTDDCQPWVLPVVRKVEQKIANDSSFNHEYLPILGLAEFRTLASRLALGDNSPALKEKRVGGVQSLGGTGALRIGAEFLARWYNGTNNKDTPVYVSSPTWENHNGVFSAAGFKDIRSYRYWDAEKRGLDLQGFLSDLENAPEFSIFVLHACAHNPTGTDPTPEQWKQIAAVMKRRFLFPFFDSAYQGFASGDLEKDAWAVRYFVSEGFELFCAQSFSKNFGLYNERVGNLTVVAQEPDCILRVLSQMEKIVRITWSNPPAQGARIVACTLSDPELFKEWTGNVKTMADRILTMRSELRARLEALKTPGTWNHITDQIGMFSFTGLNPKQVDYLIKEKHIYLLPSGRINMCGLTTKNLDYVATSIHEAVTKIQ